The Salinibacter grassmerensis nucleotide sequence CTGCCTGTTGCTCAGGGATACTTCTTGACCAGCGCGTGTCTTGAGGGCAGCATGCTCTTGAGGTCGGTATTCCCGGGCTCATGCCTCAGGTCAGCTGCCTCAGGTCAACAGAAAAGACGACCTCACGGCCGATGAGATGCCATCCTGGACACCGCCATGAGATGGATACCATCACAGGAGTGGGCCCACTGTACCATCGGGCAGGCGAGCGTGAACGAACAGGAAGCCTGAAAGCTGCTGCGCATAGCCAGCGAGCGGAAGCCTCATTTGGGAAAGGGTCCAGCGTGACGCGTACATTCGCACACCAGGACGCGTACATCAGGAAGTGGAGAGCTGCAGCATTCATCTCCCTAACGCGGCCCGTACTGTAGCACCGAGCATTCAGACTGACCCGTCTTAAGGTCCTCGGTAATCGCCTCGGAGGGCACTCCGTAGCTTACTTTCGCTGTCGCTCGCTGGTCTCTCTCACCGAGTCCCCCACGAATTCTACAATTGAGGGCGCGAAGCACTTCTGCCCGCAGGAACATGGCAGCTCCACGTCCCAACATTATGGCAGCCCGCCGTCCCGGCGTGTTGCCGTCCCAGCACACAACGGTCCCAACACGCTGCGGTCCCAACACACTGCGGTCCCAACGTACCTGCGTCCTAAACACTGACAAGCAGGATAGCATTGGCAACGGGATCGCCCTCGCCGGCTCTCCCCTCACTGGCTTCCGCCATCCAAACCCACAGGCAATGGAAAACCTGCCGGGCCCCGACCGCCCCGACGCGGACTGTTTAGCGGGCCACCTCCGCCGCAACGAGTTCGTTCTCGAGAGGCCAACGTCTTCTTCTGGCCCTTCTGCCCTCCACCGACGAAAGGATCCCCAGGATAAACGGGACCACCACGGCTGTGCCGTGATGGAAGAGGCCCGGAAGTACCGCGGGAGCTCTGCGGGTACTCGAACCGATGAAATCGAGACGGAGGAGGAGGCGGGCGAATACCTGAAAGGTTTGAGGCGCCGCTACGAGGAAGGCGAGACAACCCGCCTTCCCTAACGACCTGGTGGCGCCGCGCGCCTCCACGAGGCCTGCTTCGCAGGGCTCACGCTTTCATGTTGGAACTCCCGTGTCGAGGGTTCCATGTCGGGATTCCCATATCGAGACTCCCCTAGGTGGGCAACTCTCAAGTGGGCAACTCTCAGGGTATGCCTTCCTGCCTCGCGCCGCGTCCGGTGATCTCTGTGCTGGAAGGCATGTGCTGAAGCACCACTCCCACAGGCTCATCGAGGCTTTACAGTACCTGGACCGGCGCTTTCCCTTGTCCCCGGCGGCGAGCGTCGACCACTTGCAGTCAATAGGGCCTGAATGTCTCCGCGAGATTTGATCTGGCCCGAACGGTCCAGCACATCGCAAGCCCTCACAGAGCTGCCCAGAGCCTCTCGGAGGAAAAGCCAGGCAGGCCCGCCCGTTGGAAGGCCACGCTAGTTTTTGATTATCGTCTCCGGGTGCTCCTCGATCGTCTGGTGGCCGGTATCAACCGTGATAGAAAAGGGGCCCGCGGACTTGTTGTCCCTCCGGTTCATCACCATGCTCATGTAGGCAGCCCAAATGACCGCATCGGTCTCGGTAGGTCTATTGTCCCGAGTCCCGGTCCACGCAAGCGAAGCATCCTCTTCCTCGACCCTGCGGTAAAAGGCCTCAAGCCGCTCTGTGGCCGCTTCGGCTAAGTGCTCACTCGCATCTGTGGTCGTTCTTTTCTGCCGCGCGATGCTATCCACTGTTGTCAGGGCCTGGCATTCATCGACTCGGGTAGGCGGGCCCCCTTCGAGATTAGCCATTTTATCCCGGACTCTCTGAATCTCCGTAAGGAGCCCGAAGTCGCCACGGCGCCGGACTTTTTCTTGATCCTTGATCACGTCGTAGTACTCTTCCCGCGCATCCAAAATAGCCTCTTCTGCCTCCATTAGAGAAGACAGCGAGGGCAGGAGGCCACCTTCTCTCGATTCCGCGATCGTTGTTTTCTCGTCATGAGCTGCGTCGCGAGCTGCGGTTACTGCATACGACAGAGGCCGCCGATCGTCCTCGAACATGAGGTGACTCATCAACTCGTCGACGGCCTCCTCCGGCGCCATGTCGCTAAAAACGCGCCGTGCCCAGTGGACAGAACTTTCCGGCAGCCCGGTCTCGACAAGGCTGACAAACTCCTGAGCCTTATCCTCGAGCTCTCTCCACACCTCGTCGAGATCGATCATGAGGTTGTGATGCTCGACCATCTTCTGAATGTCGTCAGACTGCCCGATCATCATGGCTGGAGAGGTACTTATGTGAAGGTAACACGCGTCTGCGCCAAATTGCCCTCTGCGAGGTGCCGTCCGCAAAAGGCTCCGTGCTGGAAGGGGCTGTGCTGATAGGAGCCCTGCTAGAAGCAATCCAGTAGCCAGACGTCCCGCAGAATTCGGGCTTTCAGGGGCGTTCCCAGTAAGGATTTTCGACGTTGCTCTCGTTTTCGTCATCTCTGCTGGAACGCCGGTCCTGGTTTTCTGGCCGGCGATCAGTGGAGTGGCCTGTGGGAGCCGGCTCTGGCAGATCCGGCTCTTGGGAGTCTGGCCCTGGAGAGTCCGGTTCTGGAGAGTCCGATCGCGAAAAAACCGTCGCCCAAAATTCTTCGGAGCGCTGCGGGCGTTGCTTTTCACTGGACTGCTTTTTTCGTGAGGAATCGCCTTCTCCTCCACCGCCCTCGGAGGCTTCTTTCTCCGCAGTACCTTTGCCAGTGGAGTTTTCTCCGGTATCATTCTCTTCGGTAGGGTCCTTCACAGAGTTCTTTCCTGCCTCCCAACCGGATGGAGGAGTAATCTCCGAAGGCGATGCCTGATTGTCAGAAGGTGTCTCTTGCCCTGAGCGATCGGGAAGTCTCATGTGTGTAGGGAGCGGGACCCCAAGATCGTAAACTTCTTCTCTCCGCCCGGCCTCCTGGAAGGCCTCCCGGATCCTGTCTTCGTACTTGTGGGCATGATCGGTGGGAAGAGCGTGCCGGGCCCAAATCAAAGACTCGGCGAGAAGGCCATCTCGTTTTCCGTCGGAGGCAACGGTCCATACGTGGGCAAGCGTCCGGTCATACCAGTCCGTTTGGCCTGCCTCGCGGTCAAGTTCGAGCTCAACCTTTCGGCCGAGGACCGCCTGCGAAAGCCAGCGATGCGCTTCCTGTCCGTTCTTGATGATCTGCTCTGCCGGTACCTTGGTGATTATCTCATCACGCCGGCACTTATCGTTCTTTTCCTTCTCTGGGGCGTCCACCCCGATAAGCCGAATGACCTGATCTCCGTCTACTTCGATTGTATCTCCGTCGAACACGCGGGTCACTCGCCCCCTAAAGACTCGGTTTTCCACCGACCGGGGCCCCAGGAAGCTCCAAAGGGAAGACCCAGACCAAAACGATTCTCTTCGCACACCCCCTCAGTAGGCAGTTGCATGCCAAAGCACATAGACAAGCGCTCCGACCGACATCGATAAGACAAACTCCCACTGCTGAATCTTCAGCGCGCGAGCCGTGCTGCCCGCGACCGCCTGAACGATTCTAACTGCAGTATCCAGCATGCTAGTTAACCGTTGCTTGCGCGAGATGAAGTGAAAGTTCTAAAGCAGAGAGGGCCGCCTCCAGCAATTGGAAAAGCCATGTGTTTAGGAGAACACGTTTCCTCAAGTGCCCTGATACTGCGCTTCTGGCACCGCACTGCCACCACGTTGCTCTCATGCCAAACCCCTCCCACGACGTTTCCCACATGTCACCTCCGGCGCGTTGGCACATCTCCGTTAGCGTTCTTTTAGCTCCCCGGACGGACTTACGACCGCATCCGAAAGCTCACTGGACCTTCTTGCCCCGAAATGCCGGAGAATCATTCTCGCGTTTCGGTTTGGGCCTTCGCTGGAGGCAGCTAAATCTAGCGGAGTGTCCCCGGCTGCGCTTTTGGCATTTGCGGCTGCTCCAGCGCTCAGAAGAGACGTGATCTTTGGCACATGCGTGCTGCGGGCAGCCTTATGGAGGGGTGTCTCCTCCATCGCGTCCCGCTTCTCGAAGCTTGCTCCCTTTCGCACGAGGGTCTGAAGGGCCGCCGGGTCATGGCCAAAAGATGCCGCCAGGTGTAGGGGGGCACGGCCTGCCGCATCGGTCTCTTCAACGCTAGATCCTGCCTCAATGAGACGCAGAGCGGACCTCTCGTTTCCGGTTCGCGAGGCTTCGTGCAGAGGCGTCCGCCCAAGCCTGTCGCGAGCCTCAACCCTCGCGCCAGACCTGAGTAGCAGTTCCACTATTTCCGCTCCCCTAGAAGACGAGTTGCACGAGGCTGCCCGGTGCAGAGGCGCCTTTCCCCACTTGTCACGCACGTCCAGTCTTGCTCCTTCGTCGATCAACAGCTCTGCCACGGGCACCTGTCCCTCTTCAGCGCATCTGTGGAGCGGAGTTCTCGACTTTTGGTCACATCCGTTAACATCTGCCCCACAATCGATGCAGCGTTTGACCAGTCCTGTGTAGCCTGCTCTCACCACATAAGGAAGACCAGGAAGCGAAGTCGCGCCAGGTGAGGCTAGATTCCCTGATGAAGAACTCACCGGAGAACTGTCTGGCGAAGAACTATTTGGCGAAGAATTACCTGACGGAAAATCGCTTGACGAAGAATCGCTCGGGGAGGAACCAGCTGGAGAAGAGGAGAGGTCCGGAGCGCCGAGCAGATCATCGTAGTTGTAATCCAGTCCCGTCTCTTCGCTTTCCTGACTGCCGGATTTCTCATCACTGCCGCCAGATATTTGGGAACTGCTAGCGCTCTGAGAATTGCAGGAAGAAACGGAGTCGCAGGAGGCTGTAGAGCCCCGGGAGGTCGCGAGGAGAGAGCTAGGGTTTACCTCCAGCTCGCTCTCCCGCATCTTCCCAGTGTTGGGAATCCTGCGTCGCTTCTCTTCAGAGGACATCTCGGGAGTGTTCTCATGGAAATCCAGCCCACCGGAGACTGCGCCCTTGCCTGCCCGCGCTCTGTCCTCGCGAGAGGCCGAGGCCCAGCTCTTGCTCTTCTCCAGGTCACGCTGCGTGGCATGGCTGCGCACAGCAGGCCGGAGTGCCATCTGGTCGATAAGGTTGGGAGTTTGAGTCCGCATTGGATCTTGAGGTCTCTTTCGTGAGAAAGCTTCGGTTTTAGGTAGGCTCAAGCCTCAGGTCCTGCTCAGCCACCAGCGTATGGCCCATTTTGCATGCAGCACGCTTTGCGAGCGGGCAGTCTGCTCCAGGAAACCTGGCAGAAACGCCTTCTGGCCGTGTGATCAGGAGCCGATAAGTTCTCTTCCCTCTTGGGGTTGCATTAGGGCGAGAATAGGCGGCAATGTGAGCCTCTAAGTATGAATTGAGAGTTAAGGAAGTGCGTTACCCTACATCTGATTCACACCCGATGCGCACAGATGCCTCAGGCCAAGACGACACTGGGTCAGAGCGCGACAGAGAACACGAAGCAGGAAGGGAGACATTTCAGGAATCAGATCGAGGCTCTCCCCCTCGCAAGACCTTGTCCTCCAGGCCACCCAGCTTAGAGAGACCGAGGATTGCAGAACTGGAGGAGAAGGACTGTACTCTTGCCTAATGGGCAGCTGCCTGCCACAGCCCGTCGGCAAGCGCCCCGGCCGACATCGACGTAGTAAATTCTCACTGCTGGAGCTTCAGAGCGCGGGCTGTGCTGTTCAGGGCTGTCTGAGCGGCCTAAAGTATGCTGTCTACCATGACGGTTAGCCATTACTTGTCAGTCATTGATTGCGTCAGTCATTGCTTGCGAGGGAAGAAGCGAAAACCTGAAGGCGAAAACTTTTCACGTGGAGAGGCCGCTTCTCAATCGGAGGAGCCGCTCGTGTGAAGTGGGATCCTTGCTCTCCGCATCAATGCCTTCCACTTTCGCCGGTCAGTCCTGATCAGCATCGTTGCACGACTGAGGCGCGCTCCCTTGAACTCTCTCCCGCACAAGCGCTCTCTTGAGTGCTTTCCGCTGGGCGCACTGACGCTGCATCTCCACTGAGGTTTTTGCCGGGGTGCCTGCCCTTGACATGCCAGCATCTGCCCACTAGCTACATCTTCAGCTCTCCGGGCGGGCCTGCGACCGCATCCGAAAGCTCACCGGCCTGCCCCGAAATGCCGGAGAATCATTCTCGCGTCTCGGTTTGAGCCTTCGCCAGAGGCAGCCAGGTCCAGTAGAGCATTCCCGGCCGCGTTCCTGATGTTTACAGGTGCCTCAGCGCCTGGAAGACAGGTGACCTCCGGCGCGCATGTGCTGCGGGCAGCTCTATGAAGAGGCATTTCTTCCACGGTGTCCCCCTGCCCGAGATTTCCATCTTCTACGCGAACGTTTGAAGGGCTGCCGGGTCGTGGCCGAAGAAGACCGCTGGGTGCAAGGGAGAAAGGCCCTCCGCGTCAGTCTTTTAGGCGCTAGATCCTGCATTCACGAGGCAGTTCTTTCATTTCCGCTTTTTGAGGCTTCACGCAAGGACATCCGCCCGAGCCTGCCACGGGCTTTGAGCTTTGCGCCGAGCCGGCCCACCATCTCCGCTCCACCGGGAGACGAGCGGCAAGAGTCTGCGCGGTGTAGAGGCTCCTTCCTCCGTCTGTCTAGGGCGCTCAGGTCTGCCCTTTCCGTGATCAACAGCTTCGCCGCCACTACATGCCCACCTTCGACACATCCTTGGAGCGGAATCCTCGATCCTTTTTGGAGTGGAGTCCTCGATCCTGAGTCACGCCCGTGACATCTGCTCCACGGTCGATGCAGCGCTTGACAAATCCCAGGCGACCGGCTCTCGCCATGTGGGGGAGACCAAGGAGCACCACACCACAGGAATCTGGTTTCTCCACCAGAGAACTCGGGGACGGATCGGCTGGCGAGGAACTGGCCAGCGAAGACTCAACCGATGAAGAACCTGCCGTTGAGGGATTTGCTCCCGAAGAGTTGGCTGTTGAAGAGTCGTCTGTCTCTTCCTGCTTGCTGCATTCCTCATCGTCGTCGCCAGAGTTCGCCTCCATCCCGCTCTCACGCAACTTCCCAGCTCCGGGAATCCTACGTCGTTTCTCCTCGGAAGACATCTCGGGGGCGCTCTCGTGAAGGTCCAGCCCGTTGGGGGTCGCCTCCACGCTTGCCTGCCTGACGTTCGCGTAGGAGACCGGGGCCGGGCCCTTCTCCAAGTCACGCCGCGTGGCATGGCTTCGCACGGCAGATCGGAGTTCCGTCTAGCCGATGAAGATAGGAGTTTGTAGACGCATTGGATTTTGGGTCTTGGCTGGATTTCGGGTCTTGTGAGAACGCTTCGGTTTTGGGAGACCTCTGGCCTCAAGCTCTGCTGAGCCAGCATCCCACAGGCGAGACGACCTTACAGGCTAGGTACAGGTAAGCTGCCTGACCGCTCGATCAGACCGGTCCTCTCGGCTCAGAGAAGCTCGTGTCACAGGACTCGTATCGCAGGAAAAGCCCGCACGCACGGTCACCTGTGCCGTCAGGAACGCTCACGCGATCAAAAGAGCTCGTACTGGCGGTCATTGCACTGGGGGCACGACACCTCGGCTTCCATTCCTTCAGGGCGCCTTGGATGGTTTTCATTGTCCAGTTCGTCTCTGTAGTAGTGCCACAGCCCGCATAGGCGCTTGAAAACCTCCTCTTGTGAGGTCATGTGCTCAAGAGCGAAGTAGTCGTACTTTCTGCGCCGAGCAAAATGTAAAATATCCCCCATGACGTCCTCTCTCTCCCGAAAGCGCACTATGTAGCGAGGAGAGTAGCTTTTGTATTTCGAAGTGTAGAGCCTAAAGATGCCAGGCCTGTCCTCTTCGAGCACTTCTTCGATCCATCCGATTTTGTGCCGATCGTCGGCGCCGAGGCTTCCGGTCTCGGTTGAAGGTCTTAGCGAGTCGCGTCCGTTCTCGTGTAGCTGCATCGGTCGTGGAAGACTTGTTTGTGATCTTGAGCTGTGTGTGATTCTGGCCTGCCCCTGGCCCTGAGGTCGGCCTGAAGGCGGAGGAAAGGCTCGGGCCTATGGAGATTCGGCCTGCGGAGAGCAGCGTGCTGCGCCCGTGGCTGGCCACCGTCCTTTTTCCAACTCAACTACCATCCCATGAGCGTCGGACCGTAGTGAGACGGCTCGATTTTCGCGCCAGCTGCCCGGAAGAACTGGATCCAAAATTTTTCGATGGACCGGGCGCGCTCAGGAGGAATGTCTGTCGTCGACGTGGCCCCTGCGACCCACACGTGAGCGCCTTCCAGGTCTGGGAATCGGTCTTTCTCGCGCAGGCGCTGGAAAAGGGTGTCGGCAGTCTCTGTGGTCAGCGCGCGGCGGCGCAGGTTCGGGCCACAGGTCTCGACCATGTCCGACGCTACGAGGAGGCGCTTTTCTGCGCCGGGTTCAGCGTTCCGGAATACCTTCTGGGCGATTTTCATCGAGCCGATAAGGTCGGTGCATTTCGATGACCTGCCTCCCAAAAGCGCCTCTTCGATGAGGGATTTCGCCTGCGCCTGAAGCTGTGCCTGTGCCTCTTCCTTAGCCTTCCGGTGCAAGCCGGTAGTCTGGGTCAAAGGACTGAAGGCGGGCACCTTCACGTCCACTGGGAGGCGCGCATCTCGCATCGAGGCGCCCGTGATCTGCCCCATGACGACACGCTCCCCGTCGCTGAGGCTTTCAGTGACAGTCTCTGCAACCTCCCCGTAGCGGTCTTTCATCGGGCCCGCAGAGTTGCTGTCGTCGAAGAGCACCAGGGTCACTCTCTCCGTCTCAGGTCCGCCACATCCGGCGAGGAAAGCTACTGCAAGTAAGGTCATTGCGGCAGCCATCAGGTGTGAGGCCACTGGGCGTGTGTGATGAAAGGCGTGAGTTGTGCCTGTTGGGTTCGAACTTGTCTTCTTCATAGCGTTTGGGCGCTTTTTTTGTGCTGTCGTTTGGTGTGCTGCTGCTCAGTGCGATATGCGTGTCACGCAAGTTGGTGAGCGCTGAGTCCAGGTCAGCTGGCACCCAGTTGCCTTGAGAGCCCGGTGCGCTTTCCAGGAAAGACTCAGGCCGGCTTTGGCCCATCATGGGCCTCAGCGCGACGTGGGTCTCAGTCCGATGCAGGATTACTCGGACGCAGGCTCACCTGGA carries:
- a CDS encoding thermonuclease family protein: MFDGDTIEVDGDQVIRLIGVDAPEKEKNDKCRRDEIITKVPAEQIIKNGQEAHRWLSQAVLGRKVELELDREAGQTDWYDRTLAHVWTVASDGKRDGLLAESLIWARHALPTDHAHKYEDRIREAFQEAGRREEVYDLGVPLPTHMRLPDRSGQETPSDNQASPSEITPPSGWEAGKNSVKDPTEENDTGENSTGKGTAEKEASEGGGGEGDSSRKKQSSEKQRPQRSEEFWATVFSRSDSPEPDSPGPDSQEPDLPEPAPTGHSTDRRPENQDRRSSRDDENESNVENPYWERP
- a CDS encoding ankyrin repeat domain-containing protein produces the protein MRTQTPNLIDQMALRPAVRSHATQRDLEKSKSWASASREDRARAGKGAVSGGLDFHENTPEMSSEEKRRRIPNTGKMRESELEVNPSSLLATSRGSTASCDSVSSCNSQSASSSQISGGSDEKSGSQESEETGLDYNYDDLLGAPDLSSSPAGSSPSDSSSSDFPSGNSSPNSSSPDSSPVSSSSGNLASPGATSLPGLPYVVRAGYTGLVKRCIDCGADVNGCDQKSRTPLHRCAEEGQVPVAELLIDEGARLDVRDKWGKAPLHRAASCNSSSRGAEIVELLLRSGARVEARDRLGRTPLHEASRTGNERSALRLIEAGSSVEETDAAGRAPLHLAASFGHDPAALQTLVRKGASFEKRDAMEETPLHKAARSTHVPKITSLLSAGAAANAKSAAGDTPLDLAASSEGPNRNARMILRHFGARRSSELSDAVVSPSGELKER